The segment AACTTCTTACACGTAAAACATTCTTCTCACTTTGTACACAGCCCAAACACAACAAACTGTTCATTTATGTGACTACctgaatataaattcaatcaaataagTAATAAATAGTCCTCAGAGCTTCAgcttaaaaacaaaatatattccAAAAACAGATGACATTTTCTGACCAACAGAAAGTAAATATATTCTTGTACTCGTATTTATAAAACACATTTCATTTTCATACTCTTCAGTATGTACAACATAAACGTTAAGTTCTTCTAGAACTAATGTAAAATATTGAATTTGGTTGTCTGTTGTTTATTTAAATGGATTAATCCTTCAATGGGAAACAGTGCCCGAATCAGTGCAGATTTAGCTTGGACAACGTCAAGTCATTCTCGTCAATAGGGGACACCGTTAGTTTCATTTTGTGCTCCTTGgccattttggataacatTACAATGTCCGAGTTTATATAGGCACCCCGCAAAAGTGTCACCGACGATTTTTCGGAAGTCTCAAGCTCCTTCACAAGTTCTTCAACACTGGGATTACATTTGGTTTCATCCTTTACTTCTTTAAACTTCTGGCCTGACAACGCACGAGTCCAAATGTCCTGAGATGCctctttgtattttttgattttcttgtCCAGGTCAGTAATCTTAGCACTGATCTCATTGTTATCGGGCTTCTTGGcttgagcctgcataaatatACACCGAGCATCCTTATATTCGCCTAAGGCGGACAGGGCGCAACCTTCCTGGTAGAGGGCCTTACAGGAAGGCTTATTTTCAGTGAGACGCCGCAAGGCTTTCATCGTAATGCACACGCGTTTGGGATTATGCAATTTATTGTAGCAGATCATCAAGTTTTGCTggaaaagttaaaaaaaaaacacataagtGGGGATGAGCCACGACGCTACAAGTTGCATAGTTACATTGAGAGTGATCAACAGAGCGATTTGCTTGCGCTCATCCTCATCATTGGCTAGACGGCAATAGTTTAGAGAGCTTACGGCCCGCTCGAAGGCAGTGACGGCGTTGCGGTAGCGAAAGCGCTTCACACAGTCCTTGCCATGCATGTGCATGTCTAATGCCTTGGGGTAAACTATTGCAAACTTGTCCCGATCCACAGCGGCCATTGACGCGAAGGCATCTGAGTCCCCGATCAATGTGAAGTGAAGAACTTCGATTTTGAAAAGTCCATCTGAACGTGGTTTAATGCGCGGCGGGCAGCCCATCTCGTGAAATAGCAACTTATAGGATATAATAAATTCGGCTTTTTCATATGGGCGCATGGTAAGTACATCAGCCTGGAGGCCTTCTAGCACATCGCAACCTGCACCGGTCTCAAAATAGAATTTAGTCCGGCGCATCAATGAGGAATCAAAAGGAGAACTCTCGCCTTCCCAATAACCACTATAGCGCTCAGCGACACGTGCCTTGTCTGGCACCAGACCTCGGCCCTGGTGCCCCTCACGTGTGATGCGCTTAAAAATGTTCTCATTGATCGGCTCCATCAATTTTTTGAGTTCCTCGAACGATTGGGTCGATGGAGAAGCGAGCTCTTCTTCATCAACATCTGGAGCGTTATCACAATCTTCCATTTCGTCGACATTAAAATCATCATCGTAAGCCTCAAATGGCGACTGTTCTACCTCAAATTGTGAGCCAGAGCCAACGAGTTTTCTAGAAGAGTAAGAGGCAGCGTCTAGGCAGCACATGATTGTGCAAATTTATCAAATTTCGATGCTTACCCAAGTTGCAGTGGTTCCTTGAGCATTTGAGTGCAATATGAAAAATTATCTTCCATTTTTTCCACACTTTTTCCCAACTTTAACTTGTTTGGGTTAATTACAAAAATGCGCGCTAGGCAGTGacaccctcagaaatataccaagtatataccgatgaaaaaacgaccTTAGCACACTTATGACCTCTTTAATTAAACAGGATaacaaattttccacaaaaaTCGGAAATTTGTGAATTTTGTTGAGCAAGCAGTCCACACTTAAATAAACTGCTTGCATTAACATACCCTTTTGGTCAATTTAAAACTAGCCgacaaattttttttaaatttttaattaaatttgagtttttacTCCATTCAATCCAGTCATAATTCCATTTTCATGGtttaaaatgtgtgtgttaatTGTTGATAGTACAAAAACTGTTTATGACTTCGTACGAAAACATTTGGAACTAAAGATAGCAGCTAAGATGAGACTTAAATTGTtctttattttgttgttgattATTCTAGCAATGGTTTTATTAATGACGAAAGTCAGTGCCAAACGATGGGCTGATGGAGTAGATGAAGTGTGTGCCTAATCACTTTTTATAGTGTTAAATTATACCAATAAAGATAATGTAGCAAGCTTAGCGATAGTTGATTTAAACAagtaaattcattatttttgagATACCAGCTGATCTCAAAGCGTAGAGCTCTGAGATACACTACTCACAATGCAGGCAGCCGAAACTGAGGTTTGCACATACCTATCTATCAAGTGTAGACCTCAAAGTATTATAATTCAACTAACTAATCGCCAATTCCACAGCCCAAGCGTACCAAGAGTCATATTTATGAGGTATACCGACTTTTAGAGGAAAAGCCAGGGGTTGAAGAAATATTAATCATGAATCGTTCCGGTGTGCCGATCAAAACGTCAATGGAACGCCAAGACGCACTTCAACATGCCTGTCTTTATGAGAATTTGCGTGAAAAGTGTCAGGCATTTCTATCAAAAATGGAGCCACCACAGCTCCTGACCATGTTGCGAGTCCGTACCAGATTCCACGAGGTCCTGCACCTGATGGCAAGTGCAAAATCCAAAGGATACACATCTTAAGGTTGAGGATCTAAATCGTCATTCCtccaatttttaaataattgtTCCTACATATATCTACGTTGTTAGTCATCCAACTTCTTACACGTAAAACATTCTTCTCACTTTGTACACAGCCCAAACACAACAAACTGTTCATTTATGTGACTACctgaatataaattcaatcaaataagTAATAAATAGTCCTCAGAGCTTCAgcttaaaaacaaaatatattccAAAAACAGATGACATTTTCTGACCAACAGAAAGTAAATATATTCTTGTACTCGTATTTATAAAACACATTTCATTTTCATACTCTTCAGTATGTACAACATAAACGTTAAGTTCTTCTAGAACTAATGTAAAATATTGAATTTGGTTGTCTGTTGTTTATTTAAATGGATTAATCCTTCAATGGGAAACAGTGCCCGAATCAGTGCAGATTTAGCTTGGACAACGTCAAGTCATTCTCGTCAATAGGGGACACCGTTAGTTTCATTTTGTGCTCCTTGgccattttggataacatTACAATGTCCGAGTTTATATAGGCAGCCCGCAAAAGTGCCACCGACGATTTTTCGGAAGTCTCAAGCTCCTTCACAAGTTCTTCAACACTGGGATTACATTTGGTTTCATCCTTTACTTCTTTAAACTTCTGGCCTGACAACGCACGAGTCCAAATGTCCTGAGATGCctctttgtattttttgattttcttgtCCAGGTCAGTAATCTTAGCACTGATCTCATTGTTATCGGGCTTCTTGGcttgagcctgcataaatatACACCGAGCATCCTTATATTCGCCTAAGGCGGACAGGGCGCGGACCTTCCTGGTAGAGGGCCTTACAGGAAGGCTTATTTTCAGTGAGACGACGCAAGGCTTTCATCGTAATGCACACGCGTTTGGGATTATGCAATTTATTGTAGCAGATCATCAAGTTTTGCTGGAAAAGTTAAAGAAAAAACACATAAGTGGGGATGAGCCACGACGCTACAAGTTGCATAGTTACATTGAGAGTGATCAACAGAGCGATTTGCTTGCGCTCATCCTCATCATTGGCTAGACGGCAATAGTTTAGAGAGCTTACGGCCCGCTCGAAGGCAGTGACGGCGTTGCGGTAGCGAAAGCGCTTCACACAGTCCTTGCCATGCATGTGCATGTCTAATGCCTTGGGGTAAACTATTGCAAGCTTGTCCCGATCCACAGCGGCCATTGACGCGAAGGCATCTGAGTCCCCGATCAATGTGAAGTGAAGAACTTCGATTTTGAAAAGTCCATCTGAACGTGGTTTAATGCGCGGCGGGCAGCCCATCTCGTGAAATAGCAACTTATAGGATATAATAAATTCGGCTTTTTCATATGGGCGCATGGTAAGTACAGCAGCCTGGAGGCCTTCTAGCACATCGCAACCTGCACCGGTCTCAAAATAGAATTTAGTTCGGCGCATCAATGAGGAATCAAAAGGAGAACTCTCGCCTTCCCAATAACCACTATAGCGTACAGCGACACGTGCCTTGTCTGGCACCAGACCTCGGCCCTGGTGCCCCTCACGTGTGATGCGCTTAAAAATGTTCTCATTGATCGGCTCCATCAATTTTTTGAGTTCCTCGAACGATTGTGTCGATGGAGAAGCGAGCTCTTCTTCATCAACATCTGGAGCGTTATCACAATCTTCCATTTCGTCGACATTAAAATCATCATCGCCAGCCCCAAATGGCGACTGTTCTACCTCAAATTGTGAGCCGGAGCCAACGAGTGTTCTAGAAGAGTAAGAGGCAGAGTCGAGACAGCACATGAATGTGCAAATGTATCAAATTTCGATGCTTACCCAAGTTGCAGTGGTTCCTTGAGCATTTGAGTGCAATATGAAAAATTATCTTCCATTTTTTCCACACTTTTTCCCAACTTTAACTTGTTTGGGTTAATTACAAAAATGCGCGCTAGGCAGTGacaccctcagaaatataccaagtatataccgatgaaaaaacgaccTTAGCACACTTATGACCTCTTTAATTAAACAGGATAACAAATTGAGTTAAACTGCGGAAAATAATACTGTTTGTAAATCTTTTCTctgaaattacaaaaaaaaaaaaaaaacacacacacgatatctttcactgTAACAGCGCCAAAATGAttcaattttctttatttttggtggaatattaaaaaaCCGCCTTGGgcgacaatgggttaatcgttccgTCGAGGATCGGAAACCATATTTCTCGATTTTGATTCAAGATATGCTAATTTTAGCCACTCCCTTTTATTGAactttttatataaataaaaaattgttGTAACGAAAAAGGTCGAACTGCCCACAAAGTTTTTTTTCTACACGATTagctacttttaagtactcctgagtacatacatatgtagatgtgCCGGTTCATAGAACGAATAGATAAAACCACACCATGAAAATCCACGAATTCATTAAACATTTCTAACGCCCCAAATCTATCTGCGTATTTGAAAAgtaattaaaaaatttaattttgtaataataaaacgagggagaacgttgtgagttgctgcggacgccgcaactctacatttatacccgatacttagtcagtatggctcccctccggcagacgccgcgaatattaaacgacacgagaaagagtgcgtgcgagagagacagaaaatcagtctgaccgtgacgtcgggcgctgcgtagccactgcaaattgatttgttccttttggctataaaaatgatctgatctgatccagattcatcaatctgatagatatggtcgttatctatgattctgcgtttttagttttctcgaatcgtcgaaattgtggatgccacagattttcgcccgtTGTGTGGTCGGAAGTGATggtaggggggggggggggggcaaagttttgaaatattcttgtagcagtgacatatcacagaagtctggatccaaaacatcgtttctctagctcttatagtctttgagcactaggcgctgaaggggacggacagacggacggacggacagacggacagacattcAGGGCTCAATcgcctcggctattgatgctgatccagaatatatatactttattgggttggaaacgattccttctggacggtacacacatccacttttaccacaaatctaatataccccaatactcattttgagtatcgggtataataaaagaaagttACATAGCCCCTCCCATCAGGTAACCAACCTCTACCAAAGAATTTTCGCACATGTGGCTAATATCAGTTAAATCTGTTAAGGGGGCATGGTGCACATGCCAAGGTCGCATCAATACATCAATTCGCGTGCCGAAATTTAATAAGTGCTCTCCAAAATTAAGCCCTGTTTTTAAAACACAACATTTAATCACTGTTACATACAGTTACAGTTAAATAACCCCCGCTTGCATGCAGGTTCGTTGCAGCGATAGAGAACCAATTATAAGCCACCAACAAGACTGATtgctgataataataatatttcagttttgcatttaaattttctCATCGTCATACATACATGACGAGAAAAGTTCTGAATTTTTGAATAATGTGCAATCATTGAGACGGCACACTTCCCAAGTGATGGCTCAGTAACTTCGATGGCGCATATCCTCACAAAACGCCAGACGCTGACAGTCTGTAATATATGATTATTATAATGAAAATACAATGAAGATTAGTCGATATTTAATTGGAGTAAAGTAATTACAATGGGGTACTGGGAGGAGAATATATTAAGGCTTAAGGACTAACACGGAATAAAAGAGCAGTGTTTAcatggttgggtgggtaaaCTCTAAATAACAACACCTGAATCCGCGCGGCTATACATATGACACAATCACCTGGATTTCTGAAACCCCTAACGCCAGGTTGGCaattaaaatcttttttatgtGTTTAACTAGAACAACTAAAAAATCCAGCCCATCCAAATAGCCCTGGGCGAAAGATCCCCCAAAATATTGTGGAGGGAAACAAGGATGATAGTTTTCCCACGGATTTGATAACCGTTACGGGCACCGAAGGCGAATTCCCACCTGTTCAATGAATCTACCTCCTCTTGCATTTACGGCATTAATTATTGTAAAATTAACCCGGCCAAATAGAGGGGCCACCCGCCGCTCTCAGCGATTCATTTCAAAAACGCAGTCAAATTTGAATTTTGAGTCTTTGTCTCCGGGCGGTCTCGAACCTATGTCATCAAAAGAGTCTGCGAGACTCAACGCGCAGCACCAGGTCTCTCCACAAAAATCGGAAATTTGTGAATTTTGTTGAGCAAGCAGTCCACACTTAAATAAACTGCTTGCATTAACATACCCTTTTGGTCAATTTAAAACTAGCCgacaaattttttttaaatttttaattaaatttgagtttttacTCCATTCAATCCAGTCATAATTCCATTTTCATGGtttaaaatgtgtgtgttaatTGTTGATAGTACAAAAACTGTTTATGACTTCGTACGAAAACATTTGGAACTAAAGATAGCAGCTAAGATGAGACTTAAATTGTTCTTTATTCTGTTGTTGATTATTCTAGCAATGGTTTTATTAATGACGAAAGTCAGTGCCAAACGATGGGCTGATGGAGTAGATGAAGTGTGTGCCTAATCACTTTTTATAGTGTTAAATTATACCAATAAAGATGATGTAGCAAGCTTAGCGATAGTTGATTTAAACAagtaaattcattatttttgagATACCAGCTGATCTCAAAGCGTAGAGCTCTGAGATACACTACTCACAATGCAGGCAGCCGAAACTGAGGTTTGCACATACCTATCTATCAAGTGTAGACCTCAAAGTATTATAATTCAACTAACTAATCGCCAATTCCACAGCCCAAGCGTACCAAGAGTTATATTTATGAGGTATACCGACTTTTAGAGGAAAAGCCAGGGGTTGAAGAAATATTAATCATGAATCGTTCCGGTGTGCCGATCAAAACGTCAATGGAACGCCAAGACGCACTTCAACATGCCTGTCTTTATGAGAATTTGCGTGAAAAGTGTCAGGCATTTCTATCAAAAATGGAGCCACCACAGCTCCTGACCATGTTGCGAGTCCGGACCAGATTCCACGAGGTCCTGCACCTGATGGCAAGTGCAAAATCCAAAGGATACACATCTTAAGGTTGAGGATCTAAATCGTCATTCCtccaatttttaaataattgctCCTACATATATCTACGTTGTTAGTCATCCAACTTCTTACACGTAAAACATTCTTCTCACTTTGTACACAGCCCAAACACAACAAACTGTTCATTTATGTGACTACctgaatataaattcaatcaaACAAGTAATAAATAGTCCTCAGAGCTTCAgcttaaaaacaaaatatattccAAAAACAGATGACATTTTCTGACCAACAGAAAGTAAATATATTCTTGTACTCGTATTTATAAAACACATTTCATTTTCATACTCTTCAGTATGTACAACATAAACGTTAAGTTCTTCTAGAACTAATGTAAAATATTGAATTTGGTTGTCTGTTGTTTATTTAAATGGATTAATCCTTCAATGGGAAACAGTGCCCGAATCAGTGCAGATTTAGCTTGGACAACGTCAAGTCATTCTCGTCAATAGGGGACACCGTTAGTTTCATTTTGTGCTCCTTGgccattttggataacatCACAATGTCCGAGTTTATATAGGCACCCCGCAAAAGTGTCACCGACGATTTTTCGGAAGTCTCAAGCTCCTTCACAAGTTCTTCAACACTGGGATTACATTTGGTTTCATCGTTTACTTCTTTAAACTTCTGGCCTGACAACGCACGAGTCCAAATGTCCTGAGATGCctctttgtattttttgattttcttgtCCAGGTCAGTAATCTTAGCACTGATCTCATTGTTATCGGGCTTCTTGGcttgagcctgcataaatatACACCGAGCATCCTTATATTCGCCTAAGGCGGACAGGGCGCAACCTTCCTGGTAGAGGGCCTTACAGGAAGGCTTATTTTCAGTGAGACGCCGCAAGGCTTTCATCGTAATGCACACGCGTTTGGGATTATGCAATTTATTGTAGCAGATCATCAAGTTTTGCTggaaaagttaaaaaaaaaacacataagtGGGGATGAGCCACGACGCTACAAGTTGCATAGTTACATTGAGAGTGATCAACAGAGCGATTTGCTTGCGCTCATCCTCATCATTGGCTAGACGGCAATAGTTTAGAGAGCTTACGGCCCGCTCGAAGGCAGTGACGGCGTTGCGGTAGCGAAAGCGCTTCACACAGTCCTTGCCATGCATGTGCATGTCTAATGCCTTGGGGTAAACTATTGCAAACTTGTCCCGATCCACAGCGGCCATTGACGCGAAGGCATCTGAGTCCCCGATCAATGTGAAGTGAAGAACTTCGATTTTGAAAAGTCCATCTGAACGTGGTTTAATGCGCGGCGGGCAGCCCATCTCGTGAAATAGCAACTTATAGGATATAATAAATTCGGCTTTTTCATATGGGCGCATGGTAAGTACATCAGCCTGGAGGCCTTCTAGCACATCGCAACCTGCACCGGTCTCAAAATAGAATTTAGTTCGGCGCATCAATGAGGAATCAAAAGGAGAACTCTCGCCTTCCCAATAACCACTATAGCGCTCAGCGACACGTGCCTTGTCTGGCACCAGACCTCGGCCCTCACGTGTGATGCGCTTAAAAAT is part of the Drosophila miranda strain MSH22 chromosome Y unlocalized genomic scaffold, D.miranda_PacBio2.1 Contig_Y1_pilon, whole genome shotgun sequence genome and harbors:
- the LOC117190299 gene encoding uncharacterized protein LOC117190299, yielding MQAAETEPKRTKSHIYEVYRLLEEKPGVEEILIMNRSGVPIKTSMERQDALQHACLYENLREKCQAFLSKMEPPQLLTMLRVRTRFHEVLHLMASAKSKGYTS
- the LOC117190297 gene encoding uncharacterized protein LOC117190297, with product MQAAETEPKRTKSYIYEVYRLLEEKPGVEEILIMNRSGVPIKTSMERQDALQHACLYENLREKCQAFLSKMEPPQLLTMLRVRTRFHEVLHLMASAKSKGYTS
- the LOC117190244 gene encoding inactive peptidyl-prolyl cis-trans isomerase shutdown-like; translated protein: MEPINENIFKRITREGHQGRGLVPDKARVAERYSGYWEGESSPFDSSLMRRTKFYFETGAGCDVLEGLQADVLTMRPYEKAEFIISYKLLFHEMGCPPRIKPRSDGLFKIEVLHFTLIGDSDAFASMAAVDRDKFAIVYPKALDMHMHGKDCVKRFRYRNAVTAFERAVSSLNYCRLANDEDERKQIALLITLNQNLMICYNKLHNPKRVCITMKALRRLTENKPSCKALYQEGCALSALGEYKDARCIFMQAQAKKPDNNEISAKITDLDKKIKKYKEASQDIWTRALSGQKFKEVNDETKCNPSVEELVKELETSEKSSVTLLRGAYINSDIVMLSKMAKEHKMKLTVSPIDENDLTLSKLNLH
- the LOC117190241 gene encoding inactive peptidyl-prolyl cis-trans isomerase shutdown-like; amino-acid sequence: MEDCDNAPDVDEEELASPSTQSFEELKKLMEPINENIFKRITREGHQGRGLVPDKARVAERYSGYWEGESSPFDSSLMRRTKFYFETGAGCDVLEGLQADVLTMRPYEKAEFIISYKLLFHEMGCPPRIKPRSDGLFKIEVLHFTLIGDSDAFASMAAVDRDKFAIVYPKALDMHMHGKDCVKRFRYRNAVTAFERAVSSLNYCRLANDEDERKQIALLITLNQNLMICYNKLHNPKRVCITMKALRRLTENKPSCKALYQEGCALSALGEYKDARCIFMQAQAKKPDNNEISAKITDLDKKIKKYKEASQDIWTRALSGQKFKEVKDETKCNPSVEELVKELETSEKSSVTLLRGAYINSDIVMLSKMAKEHKMKLTVSPIDENDLTLSKLNLH